A window from Peromyscus eremicus chromosome 5, PerEre_H2_v1, whole genome shotgun sequence encodes these proteins:
- the LOC131910591 gene encoding cytochrome c oxidase assembly factor 6 homolog — MAAPSMKERQVCWGARDLYWRCLDDNAEDAARCQQLRSSFEASCPQQWIKYFDKRRDYLKFKEKFEAGDFQPSRSTENS; from the exons ATGGCAGCCCCGTCCATGAAGGAAAGGCAGGTGTGCTGGGGCGCGCGCGACCTGTACTGGCGGTGTCTCGACGACAACGCGGAGGACGCGGCTCGGTGCCAGCAGCTGAGGAGCTCGTTCGAGGCCAGCTGCCCCCAGCAGTGG ataaaatattttgacaaaagAAGAGACTActtaaaattcaaagaaaaatttgaagCAGGAGATTTCCAGCCTTCACGGTCCACTGAAAATTCCTAG